From the Candoia aspera isolate rCanAsp1 chromosome 3, rCanAsp1.hap2, whole genome shotgun sequence genome, the window ATTGAGAGCTGAAAtgaaatacatctggagggcatcaaattGGGAAAAGCTAATGATCTACAaagaaatgtcttttaaaaaatagtgcaTTCTAAATTATCAGTAGAGTATCTCAGGTCCTTTACAACATATAACAAACATAGCACTAGCAATCTGTGTTGAATAAATagctgaaaataaaaatcattaaatttaaaatgaatacaaatatgGAATAACATTCTCTACCCATAAAgagatgtgattttttaaaatcaaaagcaagTCCCATTTAATTCAATTGCTCTTATTCCCAGATAATTTATAGGATTTATAAATATAAGATTTAGGATTGCTGCCTAAAGTTGTTCTCGTCATCCTTAAATTCTtccaattattttgcttttgtgaGCAGAAAATCCATCATTTATGATACACATTTGCATGGTATCACTGGCATTTCTAGCTATATGAACTAGTTCTATTTATTACAGGACATCTGATCCTAATTTTTAAGCAAATTTCTCTTAAAATACTCCCCATGCTTGCATATTAATGATGTCTCCTGCATCTAACGAACCTTGTTATCTTATCCCATTAGCCACTCATGTAAATGAAAAATTAATAGTATAATCTTTAGTACAGCTTAGATAAACACTCCATTTCTTAATTTCATGTGCTTAGCAGGACATGAAATGGCAGGAAAGGAAGCTGAAGATGGTGAAGGAAGGTAGGAAttggagagagaggggaaaagacAGAACAGCTATCCCTAGCTTGATAGTGATAATGCTcaaggaaaggcagaaggaagtgagaaCCAAAAGATCAGAACAGAAGCCCCCTGTGCATGAAACTTCCCTATCACACATGCTCCAACAGAAGCCCAGTCATATACAGCAGCTTTGTAAAGGCCACTCTGCAGATCTCCCCTAGTGCCTGGCTTAAACCTTGTCATCTCTGCCTACATAGAGTTTGCTTTGGCTGCTGTTCCCCTGATTCTTGGTGAAtagaagaaaagcaagcaaaaacacCTAAGCTGTCCTTCCATGGGCAAATGACCCTTTGCTGTGAAGCCAGAGGAACAGCTGAAGCAAGTTTCAGAATGCAAGAAGGTGAGATGCTGGTGACCCAACCTCTGAGGGCTAGATGGGACAACCTGTGTTACATCTTTAGCATCAGATCTGGTAGGCAGTGACCTCATCTAAAAAGGGCCATGGAGGAAGTGTTCAAAGAAACCATAGTGCTTTGTTGAATGTATATTCTTTTACCCCATTACCTTACTCCCTTCTCAAaagatttctgttttttctcACTCATACATGCTCTCTCTGTGCAAAATTCAACCAGATGGAAAGTCTTCCATGAAATCAATATTCTAACATTCCCCTGATCAAGAAAAACAACACCACCAAACTCCTGACTGCTATCTGACTGCTAGGCTAGCCTCTGGCAGCCAAAGCCAAATGGCTATAGAGACCCAGAGCCTCACGGCCAAAAGGAGGGAGCAGTTCCATAGTGGGCTGGATGAAACCCTTCAGGTCACTGACCTCCCTCAAGCTCCTCCTCCATGTGATACAGAATCTTCACCTAGgaggttttacaggtagtcctcatttaacaaccatttgtttagtgatggttcagacttatgatggtgctggaaaaattgacttatgactggtcctcacacttataaccattgaggtgtccctgtggtcatgtgatcacgatctgggcacttggcaattgaTTCGCATtaggactgtcacagcgtcctgtggtcatgtaattgccattttttaccttcctggccagcttctggcaggtaaaatcaatggggaaccacgtgatttgcttaacaaccatgaggttcgcttaatgcccacagtgattcacttaatgaccaccacagaaaaggtcataaaatcaggttggattcacttaatgaccattttgcttagcaaccaaaattctcattccgattgtggttgttaagcgaggactacctgtattgctttttCCAATGGAGAACACCACATTCCTGGATCACTTTGATCTGGCTTCAGCAAGCCTCAGCAGTAACCTGGCACTACAATGGAGTCTCTATGGGGGGGAGATCCTCCACAAAGTGATGTTGTCTGCACATCCCAGATTGCTCCAACCTCTAATTTTAAATCCATCTGTCATCTCTTTCAATCCTACTACTCCTATAATGTATCTGCTTTACAAGTTAAACAAATGGGGAGATTATATACATCCTTGTCTATGCCCTTCCCTATTCTGAACCACCATTTTTCCAAACAAATGTACTGATTTAAAAATGGACTTTTATACCTAAAACCTAAATTTTGATTACAAGAACACACATGACTTATTTGTTGTGCCACAGTTGCCAACCTGTCTCACAACCACTAGCTCCTCCCCAATACAACCTACAGAGACTATAGATCTTAGTACTGGGAAGGCCAATCACCATGAGATTGGCACCTGTTATGAACAGGTCTGCCTATGTTTTTAACAAACTAATCTTCCACTACTAAGAGATTAGTAATGCTGCTTCTAATCTTTGAAATTCATAGTGTTTGCAAATAACAATATATCAAATACTCAGTGGGCTAGAATATGCTGCTTGATCACTTCCACTTGGTTCAAGATGACTTTAAAAACCTACTTATGGCAAACTGGGATGCCTAACTTAGGGTCTGTAGGTTACTAATCAATTCTTTCAACTCTTCAAGCAGAATAATAAAACTAGCATATCTGTTATATCTTTCTGTTCGTTTGCCTATAACCATTATTTAAAATACGTTTGGAGCGATTTCTGACCCTTCCCCTCATATTCCTTGGCTAAAGATTTAACAGTGCAAACTAATTTTCGCTGTTTGAAAAGAAGCATCATCCCAAATATATAGGAACAAATTGAAGGTTCAATTTGAGATTTCCTCCCCCGCTCCCCACCAAACAGGCATGTGATACCTTTAAATCATGGTAGCTATTTTAAGATCACATATCTTTGGATCTTTGCAAGAAGTTCTAAGCTTCAGTAAATTATCTGATCTTTTTCCTGTAATTTCAGATTCCTTCCTCTTACTCCTGCAATCAAAGGTATACTGCCTAAGAATCAAGCAGATCTGGGGAACTTTGCAAGCAAAAAACGAACAAAAAACCCCCCTCTGAATGTAATTCCCACACCCagcatataaaatttatttttcagtcaacacttaaaaaaaaacttgagctATTAAATATCAGCACACATATGTCTATGGTATTATTCCTCTCTAAACAACTCACAAACCTTAACTATGTTAACAAATTTggagatattttaccttctccaAAAGTTTCTCCATAAAATTTCAATCTTTTATCTCTCCCTATTCTTCTTACCTCAAAATTCTTCTTTGCTGGTGACTAAGACTGCAATCCTATACCTATTTAACTGGGAGTACAATGAAATTTCTAAAAATACATCCATAAGTTTACACTTTTAAACCCCCTGCCCCCTTTTCAAGACACACCATTTTTTCAAGCAGAAACAAGTTGCTTGTTGGTGAAATCTGAAGCCCCAACATTTTACTGCAGTTCTAATATGAATAAAGCTTCCTTCTTGCACCACTATTTTTGTTGCGAGCATAATTCCAGCCACAGAATAACTATGAAACAGTGGTAATATTTGCCTACAATATttcaagtaaaaataaaaacttcaaaTATTAATATACAAATATTAATTGGGAATACTAGGCAgatatttctttttataataGGAAAGCATTTTCATCCTATCCTAGTCATCAACCGAAAGAGTTTGTAGGCTACCTTGGAAAGATCAGAAAGAAGGCAATTCCTGCCCACATGCTTACAGATTAGtaattgcaaagaaaaaaggaaggggaaaaaaaataactgaaagttCAGCAGGTAGTAATTTAGCAGATAACAGAACTGAAGCACAATAGAAGGTCTGCTGGTTTCTTTCTCTCTGGTAGCCTCAAGTGGTAGCTGGAAGAAATGCTCTATCAATACACAATGGAGGCTGTTAGCTAGCATTTCCTCTGCTTCTGAAAGCATCAATAATGGCAACTGGCAGCTAGAGACTTTATTATAGCTTCTTGTATAGACTCTTCAGGACTACACTAACAATCTGTACTTATCGGTCTGACATGGTGAACAGAACTGATATGACAGAGGCTCTAACCTATAGAGTTGACATTTAATGACAATTctacagaaaatacattttaatctattttgttaatacaaattatttaaaagaaacttATCTAAAATATATAGTTAACTAAGAGCACTGAAGATCTTGAATAGAACActgttttcatataataaaatagttaagaattaAGACATTCAATTAGTTACTAATCATCCTTCCAGTGTTTAAAAATGTCCATCATTCTCTAGAactaatgaacatttttttaaaatccattcagtcgtgtctgattcttggagactgcctggacaagtccctgaagttttcttggcaaggtttttcagaagtggtttgccattgcctccttcctagggctgagagagagtgattggcccaaggtcacccagctggtttccctgtttctagcctgatgccttaaccactacaccaaactggctccccaacaaacaaacaaacaaattcgcAAAGCCTGCAAAGCATGGTTTCAGGAAttctttctaatactttttccATCTGTGGCCATAGaaggcaaaaatattttcttttaagtaaAGAATTAACATGTTAAGTCTGTGTGGGTGCATGTTTGTGTTTCTGCTCTCCCCTTGTGCTGCAGTTGTGTGAAACAGTCAGCAACATAATTCCTTCCATAGGGATGCATTGGGGGATTTTTCTCTGGAATGCTTTTCTCTGTAATCCCTAGTTGGATCTGACCCATTTTCCAAcctgatttttcttttactgGTGTCCTCTGCCAGACCAAATTTGGTTCTGTTCTGTTCAGTCTTCAAAGACTGAAAGGCAGAATCCTGGgcttttctttccaacattctgttgggttagAAAGAATAAAGAGAGACAAACAAAGCCGAACAGTAAATGTATATTAAGGCAGTGGTGGCACAAAAGGCTGAAGACACTTGATATAGCATCCTTTTTCAATGAATGCCTCAATGAGAGGGCTCATGTAGAAATGGTACTAAAGAGAAACACTACAGAGAATGGCTTATCTGATTCTTTCCAATCTTTCAGCAACAGCTCCACTTTGGGCCATGTGACTGGAGAGGGCTTAAGAATGGGACACTTAGCCGCATTTCAAGCTGCTGCCTTGAATGGACCagaggattttctttttctggaaatttTTTCTCCACAACCTCCAGCTGGaactggcccattttcaaacttcatctttcttttgctgggcTCTCTGGCATGCCAAATTTGACGCTGCTCTCTTCTCTTtgggagagttatcctgctgacatGCAAGTGGACAGACAAAGAGTTCTGAAACTCTTTATGTAATTCCTTTCCAGCTTTTGTTTGGatgtgaaaagaataaaaaggttaAGAAAACATTACTTTTTCATTAAGGTTTCAATATTATAGCAAATCTAACTGTTTTAATAATTTGACTATGTACTGCATTCCAAGTTAATCTCAGATATTGGGGAGCTATTTAATTCTATCTGGGGATTCCAGGCATCATATTTTCATACCTGAATGTGAAATGGACATGAAGCCATTGCACCTGGATGAAAACTCAGTCCCCAGACAATTCCCAACCCATAATTCCAAATCACAAAGGTAAGCCAAAGTTAAACATCCCCTGCCCAGTTTTTAGACCTGAAGGTTAAAAACAGCAAGTATCTTGAGTAAATTCAAACTCATGGATGCTATTTCCACTCCATGAATCTCCTTCAGCAATAGGAAAACCCTTGTCAAAAAGATATTGAGAGTTTAAGATGTCTCCCGGGTGAATAAATTCTCTCTCCTAATTTCTTTCAGACATACAGTTTCACAGTCATACACACATTTTTATCCTAAATACCCTGTAAAATTATTGGGAATGTACCAAAAGGCAAAGCTCTATTCAGGACATATCAGACTATGCTCTAGATCTCTCTGAAATACTGAGTTCTGAAACCTGTATAAATTAAGgaaataattctgaaaatataCCAAACGATTTTCTTTTACCATGGAGCACAACAGGTACACTCAGTACAAATatatcttcagtgcaaaaggTTGTGAAAGAGTTTCACAGTGTGGGCTCTCatgaaataataaattacaaTACTGGCATTAAAAATACAGGCCACATGTAAAAACTAATCTGAAAGTAACAGCTTGAGCTAAAATCTTTAATATGTTTTACTGATATTTTGGAGCAAAACCAGTACAAAACTAAGCTATATAAATCTCACTGGTATTAATGGAATTAAATTGGATTATGTATTCTTAATTATTCTGTGGAAATCAAAAGACATTGCTGCATTTTATTTGGTTTCTGTCCAACATTTTTAATGTCCTTACATTAATTACAGAAATCTTGATACAAATGCCTTTTAGATGTATTTCAGGGTTTACATACTATTACATAGCAAAGTACTAAGATTTTTACCTGCATCTAGCATCAATACCTTTAGACTCTTAATAGGATTTTTTCTGAGAACAAAAAATTCTATAAAgtctatttaaaaattatttattccaagtgttaaacaattatttaataataGGAAAATCACGTGATGCAGAATacaaaatgtacattttaaaaacagttttatatACACGCTGACTGCATGCTATGCACTGAACTGCAAAAATGTGCCTGAACAATTGGGTCACAGAAtccaaaagaacaaaataaaattaattcatttttatatattatgttagaaaaaaataaaatatattcctcCACAAATAGGCATTTTAAattgacatacagtatttatctTACTACCATAGTTTTCTACATATTCATAAGTGACAATTTTGTTATTAAAGATGGTTTGGGTTTGGATTCAGTCTCCTGGAAGCTTTGCTTGCACTTACTAGTCCCTCACTCACCTATCACATTCCACCAGTGTTTTCTTACTCTTCCAAAATATAATTCATGTTTACAATGAATAGTATTTCTTGAAATTTTACGCTGGCAACAAATGAAATACTACAAAGCCTATATATCAGATTGTATTTGACTGCCTATTTTCTTCCTTAGATAGAACAGGAATTAGCCCGTTTTCTAGGAACTGGCTCTTGAACCATACTGTCTTTTTTACATATACAAGCTGAACATATTGTCTCTGACAATCTCCAAAGCCCCAACCTAAAAACACTATTTGACAGGCTATATATTACACAGTTACAAAAACTATTGCTTATAGCAAGCCAGGTTGTTACAAAAGAGAGTGCTGGATTTTCCAGCACCCTGGTGCTCTCTAGCATGAAGTATATAATGTAGGGTAGCCAGAGCACATAAAACACACTGGTTATACGAAATAAAACCATAGCATAGTGACTATCTGGGCTATGTTCAGTTTCTGCAGCAGTATCTACTTCATGACTAGGAAATTGAGCTCTCCTGTCATTTATCTCTTTGGTGTGCTGCCGGCAAATTTTGAATATGTGGAAATATGTAAAACAGATTATAAAGGCAGCTGGAGCATAGAGTAAGCACACAATAAATCCGGTAAAATAGGCATTGGTGAGCCAAGACGTTGCACACCATACAAAAATGTCTCCATGATAACCTGGCTTTCCCCAGCCAAAACAGGAAGGCAAGAAGATAAGGCCTGAGTACAGCCAAATCAAAATAATGCAGATTCTCAATCGACAAGGGGTGACCAACTGATTATAGGACAGTGGTTTTGTGATTGCAAGGTAGCGATCCACACTAATGAAAGCAAGGCAGGCCATAGAAACACTTTTCAACACAGAGATGACATACACAAAAATTTGACAAGTTAAGGACTCATGGACACCTGTAGAATAGTGAAGCAGTGACAAGACAGGAATTAAGCAGCTAATCCCAACAAAAAGATCAGCATACGCCATAGTCTGAATAAAGTAGCTGGTGGTATAATGATGCAACAATGGAGCACAGTGAATGACAAAAATTACTGTTAAGTTACCAGCAATAATTAAAAATGTTAGTAAGATGATGATAATAGTCTCAAGGATGCAGATGTCAATGGCATTATAGTGTCCAAATCCAAAAGGGCAGGAGAGATGCTCAGATACATTCACATTACTATCATTCATATTCAGAGTCTTCCATTCAGTCCATGTGAACTGGTTCATAGTTTGTATTATTTGACAATATAGTCAGAATTCCAGTTACAAGCGATCCATTGTtcacctaatttttttttctgtgcctcAGTTTCTCCATGGAAATCTTAACATTGCTTCTGAATAGTTAGCAGTGAaatctagaaaggaggcaaaaagGCCACTATTCAGCTTCTTCCTGTACTCATTTCTTTCTTAGCAAAACACAAGGCACTTGTAAACAAAGCCAATCATTCAAGCTACACTTTTGAAAGacagaaatacaaaaatagtaggggtgggaagaaaagaaatacacaATGTTGTAATTAAAAATTCTGGAAGTACATTTTCCTGGGGaagggaagaatttaaaaaaaggaagccatGGTGAAAAAAATGCTCCACACACTATTTTTAAAACCAAATAATAGTAATATCTAAGAATGACGTGACTAAGAAATCCAGTAAAATGTTTATTCTGCTATATTGTATCTTTTGGTTTTCAAGTCATAATGTCCTTTGTATCACCTTAATTCATTCTGCATTTGTATGGATATAGTTCTGAACATATGAATGCAAACCAGCTTCATTAGTCTTTGGTAATGTGTAAAGAAATGTCGTTAAAGTAGTAACTGATTTGTGGAGACTCCTGTCATCCCTTTGATGCACTAGATCTTCTCTGTTTAGTTTAGAAGATAAAGTATAATAAAGAAAAGGCACACGCTGGCACAGTGTTAGAGTTTCAACAGCCAATTCAGTTTGAAACACGTTGCCGACTGTAATGCGAAAATATCAGCAAGATAATCCAAGCTTCTCACAGAATGCAAAACTCTCTTGCATTTAATGTCAGGAAGAATAAAGTGAAATCATTGTCTTCTGAAATAAGGCTACAACTGCAACAATATAGGATCATTATATTGAAGTTCATAGCTCTGTCCCAGTCATTTCTCACCTCTATAGCAATCTCCATATTTTTTCATATGCTCAGCACAATGCGATCGTTAACTCCCAtctacatttttctgagaagctAACGAAATGTTGATTTAACAAGACAAGCCGTCATGGTACAgtattattccatttattttctggaTTCATTTTCTCAGTTGCTATGTAAGTATTTTCTTTAGTAATTAAAATAACCATCTGCTTCAAAAGTCTTGTATGATGTGAGCAAAACATTAACATAATCATTACATTTGCAATAATGACACATCCATGGGTTACAAAAGTTCCTTCAATACTCACTAATAAGCAGGCATTCGATACATGCAGCAGTCTTACTTTCTACCCTACCCACTATCTCTACCCAAATCAATGCATTTTAATTAAAGAGCCAAAGGAAAGCAAATTATCCAgtcctaaaaaataaaaatccaaagtcacttcaattgtatattaaagCTTAGGTGAAgggctcttttttcttttcttttttgaagtgcTGGAATCACACTGGTGCTATTTAATAGTCCTTGGTATGGAATTCCTtacatgagagagagaatgagtattTTTCGCTGCTCCTGCTGCAGCAATGGAATAGAAGACATCCTTTTCTAAGTTTCACGTCTCATGTTCCTTCTCACCACGAAGTGCTGAAAATCCTTATTTTTAATGCCATCCATAAAACGTTGTGCCTGTGATGCACTTCCATAAGCAGTCCAATCtattataaaattaatattgATTGCATTCTCCTCCCAAAGCAGTAAGGAAGTGTATTTGATAATACACAATAGCTTTTGTCTCAAGATGAGGTATAGATGGTATCCTGTTTGCTGAGGGGTGCTCTTTTTATTCCTTACATTTTTCCTTGTTACAGTTTTCACCTAAGTGTGCCCCTCCTCTTCATCCTTAGCTGATGCAGAAAAACTCACCATCAGGAAGGTGACTCGGTCCTTCAGCCCCAGTCAAAAGCACAGCCAATGGCTATTACAGCTGAAGCTGTCACTAGGTAACAGTTGCCAGGCACAATTCTGGCTTATACCCTTCCACAGCAATCCATGAATAAGGATGACAAACGAAGATAATGAAAGTGACCACCCAAATTAATATATTACAGATTGTAGGAACAGAGGCGTTTTTATCAGCTACGTTCTTCCAATTAACAAGCCATAAAATATTCATTGGGGTAACACTACATGCTCCATCACCAAAGCCATCTTACCTAACTATATCCTGGAACAGTAGCAGTTAGCAAGTCAGCAGTAATTTAATTCTTACTGACAAGAATTATCTAGTAATTATTAAActcacaaaaaagtaaaaaaaaaattccaagagTCAAATAACTGACATTTCAAATTATAAATTCAAAGTCTTATAGTTTTGGCTATTATAACAAGTATAATGAAGACAAACATGTAAACTGCACTATAAAAAACACCCACACATTTATTTCCATGAATGTACATggtaaataatgataataaaaatcaaattctcAAGTCATGCTACATTGCAAACTCAGATTACTATATATAACCCAAATCTACAGAATCTTAATAGCACTATAAAATTGCTATCAGTGTAATTGAGGCAATAGCCTAGTAATTGCATCATTAAAGATCCTAAAATTATACCAAGTGCAGaagttgtttgttttcttgaaagaaaatgcTCTGATGTTAAATAACTGCATTATTTGCCATTACTGGACTGCTAACATCTTCTACTGGAATACTTAGCTTTTTGTAAATATGCTAAATATGACTGAACTGCTGGGTTCCaaagtaacattttatttattttatttttttctttaaataatttatatggccacccatcttacaacAGTGACTCCAGACAGCATACCAGGATTAAAACAACCGTTACAAGCAATGATCCATGACATCTGAGGTAAACAATACATCCCAAACACAAAAAACACATCAACAGCAGAGCTCGCCTAAtttcctggcccaaatgcctggggaaaagcCAGGCCTTCAGAGCCTTACCAAAGGctaacaggatcagggccatctggatctcgaggggggatgctgttccacagggcaggtgctgccacagagaaggcatgactcctgggtccaacaagatggcatagtttgatggaagggacccagagcCTGCCCTCCCTGATAGACTtggtggggcaggcagaaacagtaGGGACAAGTAGTCCCACAGATAGCCTAGTCATTTGCTATGCAGGTGACAACTGACACCTCGAATGACACCTGGAAGTCTATATATTGTACGGCTTTGTCTGGCACACAATATTACTACTGTCGTTgtcagcatcatcatcatcatctaccttCTACCTTAGACAAACTATTTGAAACACAATATTTAGAGAAAATTCTGTGGTCTAGAACAGAGACTTTCCAGGGGAGATGCCCTGCTTAAAAGGAcactctcacagtcaggaaaaatGTGCTATATTGTTTATTTCCACTAGGCATTACAATGTTTGTTCATTCTGCTTGATAACAATACAGCCTCAGCCATCTGCCTTTTTATCACATAGTAATATCTCTATTATAAGTTTAATTTTAaggttttttgttattttaaaatagtttaatttatgaaatgtttaactttattttatagTCAGTAACTGCCAAAGGAGTTCAGTtaacaaagcataaaatttgattTTACATTTTGCCCTTGAGCTAgcattttcaaataatatttaatgtttaGGGTCTGTAGGCTGCAAACACCACCATGCCATATATATTTGACATCTTGCAATATCTAAGGGATTTTGACAGAGGTATCACTGACTAATTCAATTACTACAACACCACCTCAGGACTGAAAGCAAAGTTATTTTGCAGCATTTATTCAATTAACCATGATGCCAGAAATGTAAAATGCCTTTTGCACCCTCCAGAAACCCTCACTACATATAATCCTAGAGAACAAGCAGATTTTAGATGATAGACTACATCTTTTTCAACATTGTATTTATATAGAAAAGGCCTGAGTAAATAGTTATgctgttggagatgcagtgaaattagtaatttatttaaatatgttccCACCATGTCCAACAACTGTTTCATTTGGGAAAGAAGTTATTATATGCATTAACTCCATTTTGAGAttcaatattttcagatgtttatattattttgaacTTTATCCCTATCTGATGGGAGTTGACATCTGGACAAAGAAAGTGGATTTTCTGTACCTTACTTACAGTTAAAAGACATGCTGTTTAACACTAGAAAGACAAACATACGGCTCCAACTATTCAGTGGTCTGCAGAATTGATCAATATAGATTAGCTATGGATGATTGTAACAAATTATGGCTTCCATTCATTGAAAGGTTTACTGTacaactgtatgtatgtatgtatgtatgtatgagtgaATATATGCCCtgtatgtttctgtttctttttccttttatagttttgtgtattctttt encodes:
- the GPR52 gene encoding G-protein coupled receptor 52 → MNQFTWTEWKTLNMNDSNVNVSEHLSCPFGFGHYNAIDICILETIIIILLTFLIIAGNLTVIFVIHCAPLLHHYTTSYFIQTMAYADLFVGISCLIPVLSLLHYSTGVHESLTCQIFVYVISVLKSVSMACLAFISVDRYLAITKPLSYNQLVTPCRLRICIILIWLYSGLIFLPSCFGWGKPGYHGDIFVWCATSWLTNAYFTGFIVCLLYAPAAFIICFTYFHIFKICRQHTKEINDRRAQFPSHEVDTAAETEHSPDSHYAMVLFRITSVFYVLWLPYIIYFMLESTRVLENPALSFVTTWLAISNSFCNCVIYSLSNSVFRLGLWRLSETICSACICKKDSMVQEPVPRKRANSCSI